A genome region from Apus apus isolate bApuApu2 chromosome 2, bApuApu2.pri.cur, whole genome shotgun sequence includes the following:
- the PLCL2 gene encoding inactive phospholipase C-like protein 2 isoform X2 yields the protein MAECGGGGGGGLPSSPGPGQGKVAFKAGDGEGGGGGRSRCDSAGGRVSNGDCALAGAGEEPGSAPPASPECSGNDKGLSTSQQREGKAGIPRRSSIIKDGTKQKRERKKTVSFSSMPTEKKISSASDCINAMVEGSELRKIRSNSRVYHRYFLLDADMQSLRWEPSKKDSEKAKIDIKSIKEVRTGKNTDIFRSNGIYDQISEDCAFSIIYGENYESLDLVANSADIANVWVTGLRYLISYGKHTLDMIESTQDNMRTSWLSKMFSESDVDNLGHIPLCNAVQFIKDLNPGLKTNKIELKFKELHRSKEKTGTEVTKEEFIEVFHELCTRPEIYFLLVQFSSNKEFLDTKDLMMFLEAEQGMAHVTEEISLAIIQKYEPAKEGQEKGFLSIDGFTNYLTSPDCHIFDPEHKKVCQDMKQPLSHYFINSSHNTYLIEDQFRGPSDITGYIRALKMGCRSVELDVWDGPDNEPVIYTGHTMTSQIVFRSVIDIINKYAFFASEYPLILCLENHCSIKQQKVMVQHMKNILGDKLHTQSPNIEESYLPSPESLKGKILIKAKKLSSNCSGLEGDVTDEDEGAEMSQRVGKEGVEQQNSLTGKRFQLCKELSELVSICKSVQFKEFQVSFQLQKYWEVCSFNEVLASKYANENPGDFVNYNKRFLARVFPSPMRIDSSNMNPQDFWKCGCQIVAMNFQTPGLMMDLNIGWFRQNGNCGYVLRPAIMREEVSFFSANTKDTVPGVSPQLLHIKIISGQNFPKPKGSGAKGDVVDPYVYVEIHGIPADCAEQRTKTMHQNGDNPIFDESFEFQINLPELAMVRFVVLDDDYIGDEFIGQYTIPFECLQTGYRHVPLQSLTGEMLAHASLFVHVAITNRRGGGKPHKRGLSVRKGKKSREYASMRTLWIKTIDEVFKNALQPIRDATDLRENMQNAVVSFKELCGLSPVANLMQCILAVSTRLVGPENTPLVVLNLNDQYPTMELQGIVPEVLRKIVTAYDMLPLCDTSACTLLVSSHPSLISAAD from the exons GACGGTACGAAACAAAAGCGAGAACGGAAAAAGACGGTGTCATTTAGCAGTATGCCGACTGAGAAAAAGATCAGCAGTGCAAGTGACTGTATAAACGCTATGGTTGAAGGCTCTGAACTCAGAAAGATTCGATCCAACTCCAGGGTCTATCACCGATACTTTCTTTTAGATGCAGATATGCAGTCTCTACGCTGGGAACCTTCAAAAAAGGATTCTGAAAAAGCCAAGATTGATATTAAATCAATCAAAGAagtaagaacaggaaaaaatacagacatttttcGCAGCAATGGAATATATGACCAGATATCAGAAGACTGTGCATTTTCAATAATATATGGAGAAAACTATGAATCGCTAGATCTTGTTGCTAACTCAGCAGACATTGCAAATGTTTGGGTTACTGGTTTAAGATACCTGATTTCTTATGGAAAGCATACTCTAGATATGATAGAAAGTACTCAAGATAATATGCGGACTTCATGGCTTTCAAAGATGTTCAGTGAATCAGATGTAGATAACTTGGGACATATACCCCTGTGTAATGCTGTACAGTTTATAAAAGACTTAAATCCTGgtttaaaaactaataaaattgAACTAAAATTCAAGGAGTTACATAGATCCAAGGAAAAAACTGGTACTGAAGTAACAAAAGAAGAGTTTATTGAAGTTTTTCATGAACTTTGTACCAGACCtgaaatttatttcctcttggTGCAGTTTTCAAGCAATAAAGAATTTCTAGATACCAAGGACCTCATGATGTTTTTAGAAGCAGAGCAGGGTATGGCACACGTCACAGAAGAAATAAGCCTTGCAATTATTCAGAAATATGAGCCAGCCAAAGAGGGCCAGGAAAAGGGTTTTCTTTCTATAGATGGGTTTACAAATTACCTtacttcaccagactgccacaTATTTGATCCAGAACATAAGAAAGTTTGTCAGGATATGAAACAACCTCTATcacattattttataaattcatCTCATAATACTTACTTGATAGAGGATCAGTTTCGAGGGCCTTCAGACATCACAGGTTACATTCGTGCTCTTAAAATGGGTTGTCGAAGTGTGGAACTGGATGTGTGGGATGGTCCAGATAATGAGCCTGTGATTTACACAGGGCATACAATGACATCACAGATAGTCTTCCGTAGTGTGATTGACATTATTAACAAATATGCGTTTTTTGCTTCAGAATACCCTCTTATTTTGTGTTTAGAAAATCATTGTTCTAttaagcagcagaaagtgatgGTACAACATATGAAGAATATTTTGGGGGACAAACTACATACACAGTCTCCAAACATTGAAGAGTCTTATCTTCCATCACCAGAATCACTTAAAGGGAAAATACTAATTAAAGCAAAGAAGCTTTCCTCTAATTGTTCTGGACTAGAGGGAGATGTTACAGATGAAGATGAAGGAGCAGAAATGTCACAGAGAGTAGGAAAAGAGGGAGTAGAACAGCAAAACTCGTTGACTGGGAAACGATTTCAGCTCTGCAAAGAACTCTCAGAGTTGGTAAGCATCTGTAAGTCAGTTCAGTTCAAAGAGTTTCAAGTTTCATTTCAGCTCCAGAAGTACTGGGAAGTGTGTTCGTTCAATGAAGTGCTTGCTAGCAAATATGCCAATGAAAACCCAGGAGACTTTGTAAATTACAACAAACGCTTTCTTGCAAGAGTCTTCCCCAGTCCTATGAGGATCGACTCTAGCAATATGAATCCCCAGGACTTTTGGAAATGTGGTTGTCAGATAGTAGCAATGAACTTTCAAACGCCTGGCTTAATGATGGATCTTAACATTGGCTGGTTTCGACAAAATGGAAACTGTGGCTATGTTCTTCGTCCTGCTATTATGAGAGAAGAAGTATCCTTCTTCAGCGCAAATACGAAAGACACTGTGCCTGGAGTTTCACCTCAGCTGCTTCATATTAAAATCATCAGTGGGCAAAACTTCCCTAAACCCAAAGGATCTGGTGCCAAAGGTGATGTTGTGGATCCTTATGTCTATGTTGAAATACATGGAATCCCTGCTGACTGTGCAGAACAAAGGACGAAAACTATGCATCAGAATGGGGATAATCCAATTTTTGATGAAAGTtttgaatttcaaataaatttacCAGAGCTAGCTATGGTGCGTTTTGTAGTACTGGATGATGATTACATTGGGGACGAGTTTATCGGGCAATACACTATTCCCTTTGAGTGTCTACAGACTGGGTATCGGCACGTTCCTCTGCAGTCGTTAACTGGTGAAATGTTAGCACATGCTTCCTTGTTTGTGCATGTGGCCATTACTAATCGAAGGGGTGGTGGGAAACCTCATAAGCGGggcctctctgtgaggaagggCAAGAAATCAAGGGAATATGCTTCTATGAGGACATTATGGATTAAAACAATAGATGAAGTATTCAAGAATGCTCTCCAACCCATTCGGGATGCCACGGATTTGAGAGAAAATATGCAG aATGCAGTAGTTTCATTCAAAGAATTATGTGGCCTCTCTCCTGTAGCAAACCTTATGCAGTGCATTTTGGCAGTGTCTACGCGCTTGGTCGGGCCTGAGAATACACCCTTGGTAGTACTGAATCTCAATGATCAGTATCCAACTATGGAGCTCCAAGGGATTGTTCCAGAGGTCTTGAGAAAGATTGTAACAGCATATGACATG CTTCCTTTATGTGATACTTCAGCATGCACTCTGTTGGTGTCATCACACCCATCACTGATCAGTGCTGCAGACTGA